The DNA window AAATTTGACACGGGTGTCAAATTTTGTTTGGCCAATGAGATCCTGCCATGTGGCAGGcttttgattttacttttcttattttaaaaatacattttaataatgattgattaataaaaaaaaaaaaaaattatatcaatattttttatttttcacgatctataaatagagacttggtttgtgtcatttggacaccaaaaaatttcagaaattttctaccatattatcatccttgtttgtatcacctttcttttaaaatcttcaaactctttcatccttgtttagagtgtttgttttcttcttcgttttaaataatatttgtatgtttgatttatcaagtgatgaataatattgtttgtggttaaaaaaaataaaattatgtatatgtttaaatgatgtggaagtgagagaaagtgaaaaagtaattttgatacttTGAATAACACGCTGCTGTATGACATGTTAAAAAGTGGGTGTTAAAAGAGGTGTTAAGCTGACGTGGCAgggtgttaaatgaaaaaatttaacaCCCTGCTGTGGGTAGTCTAAGAAGAATTATATCTCATTTATCAAAAGTCAAATATACGATTTcatcatcattgttattattgaATTGATATTGTTCAACTGCCAAATATCAAATTCTCGTTAggtttatattattcaattgtCAACTATCAAACTGTCTTTAGGATTATCATGAAAATTGATTAGAAACTACTGATTTATCATGATCACCAtcataaatacaattaatttttaaaattattaaaataaaaagtgaggGTGATCTTATTTGTATTGGATAGAAATATACACCTAAATAGCAGTCAAAAAATTCGATCAATTGAAACGGCCGATCCGATCCGAAAAAAATCGAATTTGATGGATCGGATTCAGTTATCGATCCGATCTGATATTTTTATCGGATTTCGGGATCGGATCAGATAcgaatcaagaaaaaaaaatctgaatacCCGAAACCGATCCggtaagttttaaaattttaaaataaaataacatatttataaaagttaCAAAAACTAAGGCCTAAACAATAATtagtctatttttattatttatttttggtaattttcaataaacattagtcaattaaaataattatctaattatccaaacaaaaatattattaaataattaattatcaaacaaaaaactagaaatatgaaaaaaaaaattggatcgGCGGGTATCCAGCTGGCCGATCCGATCTGGTgttttcggatcggatagtggtcggatacgaaccacaaatttttttaaaaataaagacgGATATCCGATTGAAAAACCGGATCGTATTGGATCAGTGGGTTTGTCTACCTAaatttagattataaaaatagttaaaaagttgacgaaaaagtaaattaattattgataaaattttaaatcaaactactacataaaacaattttaataattttgttaagttTTGATAGCAAATGTGCTCAACATTTGATTTATTAGTGTAGGTACTATGCAATATGAATATTCAGAGGATTATTTTTCCTATCAGTCTAACAAAAGCCTGTTGACTATTGAATTTATGTAGGTTCTGTTTGTTTATTTACGAACAGACCACATTCACTTCATTTGTTTGTAAGATTTGAAGCCACAAGCAAAATCTTCTCTTTTTTCCAGAGAAAAATCTTTGAGcgaaaatgtaaaaaattgtTCATATATTGAAGTGATATATAAACAAACATACCCTTAACAGGCAGGTCATACAATGTAAATGTTACGAGTCCTTTAGTGTCACAATCATGTCTGCAGCCAATAAGATATAAGCCAAACACATATAACACACAAGTTTAAAAGGTAGCCACTTGAGATACAAAGACTAAACCAGGGACATAAAATGAGAATGTATTGGAAGAATAAAACACTTGAGACAATACGGATAGAATAGAAAAGTCCAAGTTTTGTGGACCGCGGAATAAATGCTAATGGAAAAATGGCGAAAAATGGTAATGAAGAGATTCAAAACTAGTCGTAACAACCgttaataatcaataaaaaaatggttagaATTTGAGACTTCATCACAATTAGACATCCATAAAAGGGTCTTCACCgaaataatgtaaaaatatttattatttatttagtgaaaatattcaatttaagagaccaaaatgtcacgggttTGATTTCTCACTCGAAAAGTTTTGAATGTAAACGGAGAGTCATAGTTGTGAGGTGTCATAATAGCtcttcataattaatatatatatatatatatcattttttttacaaaagttAGGTGAACAAAATTTAAGTTTacaatataaattagttatatgtaaacataaaatattctttaagaAAAAGTTACTACATTAgcataagttataaaatatatacatgagGATCAATCCCATTTAAAACGCTTGAAGTTAAAAAGAATGGTTTGACTACTCCGaaatatgttattaaaaaaataaaaaataaaaatagaaaaacattatgaaatagaaaagataattttatataaaagagtaggaaaaaattataaatatatatatataatctacaTACAAGATTTAGAATACTAGAAactaataattcaattattgtcaatataaaaaatacaaactcCCTCACAAATCATATCCGGCAATGCtttaaatccaataaaaagtgtgatttttatttagttatattaaattttattttcttaaaaaagcTAACGCAATCTCACATATCCCAAACTTTTAAAGAACACAATCTTTTGACATTGATTATATTAACTactaattttacatttttttttatcaatctcaAAATTGTATTCCTCACtcatcttaatttatattttattatcttactCTACACCATTATCAAATTTGCATGATTATATTCCAATTTTGGATTTCTTATACTTTTGGTTGCTTTCTCTATCAAAgactagaaaaataaaagaataattgcTGTGTTAAGTCAATATTTTTCGTTTTTTAATAAAGTAGAACTAACCTAATATATCTAAATCATAACATCCCGTTTTAACTGAAAGCATTTTCAGATAGAATCGAACTTATGACTTTATGTTCTTGTTTATCGAACTCTATTTCGGATAATAAAAACAGAAAACAAACCAACcttaaaattatctaaatattatttatgtaattattaattaatccaaattatagAACTATTTctccataaaaaaaatgtccaCCCCATGGCAGCTATCATATATATAAGTCATAAGATCCATCCACATGCAGATGGACCCCACAAGCACTATAAAtcctaattgtgtttattaggcGTGTTTgtttatacttttaaatttcaataacaaataaatttaagtccaattcaaaacattttagtcaaaaataaaattaatttgtatcttaattctatataaatttattaaaatttcccattttaaaattgaaacataaattcaaaaaaaaaaaatgttcacaACGGGAATATTTAAGGTCTAATCTTCTTCCTCAGAGCaagataataatacaaatttcttcttcttctttcttcttcttctctgtaGAAGGAAGAATCTCTCTTTTCTGTCTGCACGTGAAGCTCACACTACCATCATTCGCGCGTTCAATCGTCAACTTCCTCGTTGCTTAGCTTTCTGGAATTAAGCATCGATCGAAAGTCATTCCTGCTCCCGCAAGCAATCATATGTAAACTTCCATACCCATCTCTCATTTATAGATAttgaattcatatatttatgGATATGGGTTTAATTTAAATCATCAGATTCCTGCATGTGTTTGATTCAGACATTCGAGTTTGTTGAAAATGTTTAAGCTTTAGGATTACTGGATCTGAAATGCTCAGGTTAGTCCGATTTCTTCTCTTTCCCAATACCCTGTTTGTAGacttgaagaagatgaagatcattAAGATGTGAAAATGGTGAAACTTTgcttttaattttcatatttacgTGTTTTTTTGGGTATCAAAACGGACGAATTAAATTCTCATAAACCCAAAATAAATGAAACGGCTACATTTGCTTTGCATCAATACCATGTCTCTTTATTCACGTATCCTTTTGTTTTGcagatatatatatacacggTCCTGAATCTGGTGAAAGTAAAATTCTTCTAGAGATTATTTGTGCTCATCAACTGTTTGTGAAAATGTCTCTGAAGTTTATTTTCTTCACTATTTTCTTCACAATCTTCTTTACTGGTAAATCTGAGCCTGTAGAAGATAAACAAGCTTTActtgatttcatcttcaacatctCTCACACTCGTCAAATCAATTGGGACATGAATTCATCGGTCTGCACCAATTGGATTGGAATCACCTGCAATCGCGATCAATCCAGAGTGATAACTGTTCGGTTGCCTGGATTTGGCTTACTTGGTTCAATACCCATCAATACATTGAGCCGTTTATCTGCTCTTCAGACTTTGAGTCTGAGATCAAATGGCATATCAGGTCCTATTCCATCTGATTTCTCAAAACTTTCAAACTTAACTGCTTTCTTTATTCAGTTTAATAACTTCTCTGGACCTTTGCCTGATTTCACTTCCATGAAGAACCTATCGATTATCAATTTATCAGAGAATTCTTTCAATGGTAGTATCGATCCCACAATTGGAAACTTAACTCAGCTCATATCTCTGAATCTGAGTAACAACTTTCTTTCTGGAGAGATTCCAGATCTCAACCTCCCAATCCTGCAAGTTCTAGATCTATCCCACAATAATCTATCTGGTCATGTGCCTCGTTCTCTTCAAAGATTTCCCAATTGGGTATTCTCCTCTAACAATCTCCTCTCTACAGAAATCTCTCCTAATATAACACTTACTGAACATAGACCAAAAGAATCCAGAAGGAGGATAAGTGGACCTGCACTATTAGGAATCATAATTGGCAGCACTGTCTTGACTGCTGCCATAATTGCGATCTTGATGATCATTTGTTACGCGAATAAAAGAATCGATGAAGGAACAGCTGCAAAGCcagaaaagaaagagaagaagccGGTTGCCTCAGATAATCAAGATGTGAAGCTCATGTTCTTTGATGGGTTTGGACTTGCATTTGATTTGGAAGATTTGTTAAGGGCTTCGGCGGAGGTTCTTGGGAAGGGAACAGTTGGGACTACTTATAAGGCTGCTTTGGAGGATGGCTCGACTGTTGCGGTTAAGAGATTGAAAGATTGGAGCTTGAGCAGACGAGAATTTGAGCAGCAGATGGATGTTATTGGAAATATTAGACATGAGAATGTCGCGCCTCTTAGAGCTTATTACTATTCCAAGGATGAAAAGCTTATGGTTTATGATTTCTACTTTCTCGGAAGCATTGCTTCGTTGCTGCATGGTATGTCTCTTATccttttgtttgatgaattcaAAGAAGTAATTGAAATGCaagttatgaattttatatGTTCTAATTTCATCATTCTCAATTTTGAATTGGAATTATATGATTTCTCTTTTGAATTGTAACCACAATAGGTAGCTCAAATAGAaatgaaaagtgttttgtctaagaaataaaaaatctcatCTCATATTTGATTCTCCcttaaaaacgttttaagttggAGTGAGAATATAATTTGTATTCTGATTAGCCACGTCCTAATATAGTGGAAGACTGTTTTTACTTTGTATATAAGGGAAATTCAAGTTAGACTTTCATTTCAAtttcatacaaaataaacattgaattacaatttcatTCTTATGTTTCAAAATCCATAAAATTGTAATTCTTAAAagatttgttttcttatttcttctttttctcaattGAAATTCATTTTGCTTCCTCAACTTGCATCATAAACTCGTTTTACTTCCTCAACATGTGGTAGGCTCTTTTTGTTTCCTAAACTTCTAGAAATGGCTCAACAAACTTCTTGCTGTCATTTTCTTGTTAACTCCATTACTGTATTAATCCGAGTTtagaaagaaacaaaaatttaaGCCAAGAATTGCTATTAAGGAGATACAAAAATTGTGGGTAGATGATTTAAAAATGATCCAAATTAGCAAAATAAATCTGTCTGCTGAATGTAATTTGagcattttttttaagttttggaAACAAAACAAGCCTAAAGTTGACTTCTATACTAAAATGTATATACTTGTTTTGCATAAGAATtcaaattcaacaaaaataactAGAATTGTccattccaatgccaattcatCTCTAACTTCATTTACAGGAGCAAGAGGAGATAACAAGATGCCAATGGACTGGGAAACGCGTCTAAAAATTGCAATCGGTTCAGCAAGAGGAATCTCCCACATCCATTTACAAAACGGAGGGAAACTAGTCCACGGAAACATAAAAAGCTCAAACATATTCCTAAAATCAACTCAATCAGTTTGTATTTCCGATCTCGGTTTATCAGCATTAACAAACACAACAAAACCGGGAGGTTACAAAGCCCCCGAAATAGTAACAACAGCAAACAGACAACAACAAGCCTCTCAAGCATCCGATGTCTACAGTTTTGGTGTCTTATTGTTGGAACTTCTAACCGGAAAATCCCCCATTCAAGTTGCAGGCGGAGGTGCAGAAGTGGTGCAGTTGGTTAGATGGGTAAATTCTGTTGTTAGAGAGGAATGGACTGCTGAAGTGTTTGATATTGAACTTTTAAGGCATCATCATGTGGAAGAAGAGATGGTTGAGATGCTTCAGATTGGATTGGCTTGTGTTGCTAAGATGCCAGATCAACGGCCTAGAATGCCCGATGTTGTTAAGAGAATCGAGAGTCTCAAACGCGATGAACCTTCGTCAGAATATGGATCAACACCGAATTTGACTCCACCACCACAGATGAAAGGCAatattgcttcttcttcttcataggtATATGCTTATTATTTGTTCTGCAATAGTATATTTACTTATAGTAACATTAATGGCATGTTttggttattttgttttttttactcaTTGGTTTAGGTCTTGTGACCATTATAAGATAAGATAGATAGACATGAAATTTGTTTCTCCTAGTATCATCAAGGTTATGTCAAAgatattaattaacatatgttCAATGAAATGCATTTATAGTCATTTgtcattctttttttatttttattttctattgaaAACCGTTAAAGATACTCATATGTAATGACATTCTTGGCTTCCgccaattttaatttaagtcattccGTTTTTGTTCAAAAAGTATAATTGAAATTAGGCTAAGCACGAATACAACGAAAGGACCAGATTAACATTTTGTAAATGCAGGCACAATTAGACTCAACCTAAGTTAGTTAAGGCCTTGGTTTGTGAGTTAGGGTTAGCCGGTTATAAGGTTTGTCCGCCTTGacatattcaaaattaaatcaaataaattgttcGGACGAGGTTATTTCAATAACTTGGgttgtttgaa is part of the Impatiens glandulifera chromosome 1, dImpGla2.1, whole genome shotgun sequence genome and encodes:
- the LOC124943588 gene encoding probable inactive receptor kinase At4g23740, coding for MSLKFIFFTIFFTIFFTGKSEPVEDKQALLDFIFNISHTRQINWDMNSSVCTNWIGITCNRDQSRVITVRLPGFGLLGSIPINTLSRLSALQTLSLRSNGISGPIPSDFSKLSNLTAFFIQFNNFSGPLPDFTSMKNLSIINLSENSFNGSIDPTIGNLTQLISLNLSNNFLSGEIPDLNLPILQVLDLSHNNLSGHVPRSLQRFPNWVFSSNNLLSTEISPNITLTEHRPKESRRRISGPALLGIIIGSTVLTAAIIAILMIICYANKRIDEGTAAKPEKKEKKPVASDNQDVKLMFFDGFGLAFDLEDLLRASAEVLGKGTVGTTYKAALEDGSTVAVKRLKDWSLSRREFEQQMDVIGNIRHENVAPLRAYYYSKDEKLMVYDFYFLGSIASLLHGARGDNKMPMDWETRLKIAIGSARGISHIHLQNGGKLVHGNIKSSNIFLKSTQSVCISDLGLSALTNTTKPGGYKAPEIVTTANRQQQASQASDVYSFGVLLLELLTGKSPIQVAGGGAEVVQLVRWVNSVVREEWTAEVFDIELLRHHHVEEEMVEMLQIGLACVAKMPDQRPRMPDVVKRIESLKRDEPSSEYGSTPNLTPPPQMKGNIASSSS